Proteins encoded in a region of the Lycorma delicatula isolate Av1 chromosome 6, ASM4794821v1, whole genome shotgun sequence genome:
- the LOC142326764 gene encoding uncharacterized protein LOC142326764 has protein sequence MYKLIVVFALMALAAAKPSPAAKPGFLSAPLVYSAPYVKAAPVVAYTAPAAPVVAAAYTAPVVKAAAPIVAAPVAYTAPAAHYAYAAAPYFKYSPYAPAYYY, from the coding sequence atCGTTGTATTCGCACTCATGGCTTTAGCCGCCGCCAAACCGTCACCGGCAGCCAAACCAGGATTTTTGAGCGCACCACTCGTTTACTCGGCACCATATGTTAAAGCAGCACCGGTTGTAGCATACACAGCACCAGCCGCCCCAGTAGTTGCAGCAGCATACACCGCTCCAGTCGTCAAAGCTGCCGCACCGATAGTGGCCGCACCAGTTGCATACACAGCTCCTGCAGCTCATTACGCATACGCCGCTGCACCGTACTTCAAATACTCTCCATACGCCCCCGCCTATTACTATTAG